The genomic region GCAGAAGAGGGGGTGGCCAGGGTGGCCGCCGTGGGGAGGCAGGTCACCTCGGGGGCCTTGCACGACGGGGAGAAGGGCGCCTCGGGCACAGGGTCGACGAGCAGGGCGCCGTGCTCTCCAGGCAGCCCGGCCCTGGAGCCCTTGAGGTTCCGGCAGTGGTACCTGCGGTCGCTGAACCACTTGCGCACCTCCCGGGTGCTGAGACCCGTCACTTTGGTCAGATGCTCCACTTCGCTCTGCCCTGGGAACTGGTTCCGACAGAAGCTCCCTTTCAGAGCTGACAGCTGTTCATGAGACTTCTTGTTTTTGTAGATGCTGGCATCGAGGAAGGCTTGGGAGGTGATGCTGGGGCAGGCCGTGAGGAGGGACTGGGCGGCGTTCACCACCTTCACGGCCGACGTCGTATTTGAACACACGGTGTTAATGGGTGCGACAGCGGGCGGCTTGGGGACAGAGGTAACTGCCagggggagagaggagctgggggccTGCAGCCCATTGGCCATCAGAGGCTGAGTGACCAGAAGTCCCCCCGCTGCACCCTCCGGCTGCCCCACCACGTGCCCAGGCAGAGCGGCCTGGATGAGGTGCTGGACGTTGCCGCTGCTGGCAACCAGGGGCGTGTTGAGGACTGTGATGGTGGGCTGGGGCACCGACTGGATGacggtgttgaacatctttttccgGGCGTCCTCAATCTCCTCCGGGGACCAGCTGATGCCCTGCTTCAGCCTCTGGGCAGTGAACCAGATCTTGAGCTGTTCCTCCGGGTACTTGGTGACCACAGTCAAATAGCAGAGCTCGGCTTTGGTCGGGTAGGGGAACTTGTGGAAGGAGTTCTTCAGAAAGCTGTTGGAGTCCATGGCCGCATTGTAGGTGGGAATGCTGCTCAGCGGGATCATCACTTTGGGGAGGGACCTGGCGGTGGGCAGGGGCTGCTGGGCCTGCGGGGGCGGCTGCTGCAGGGAGAGGAGCTGGGCGATGCCCGCAGGCAGCACCGGCACCGTGCCCAACAGGGGCCCGTTGGCCGAGTTGGGGGGCTTTGCGGGGTTGGTTGAGGCCTGGCTGGCGGGGGCCACCCCGTTGACAAAGGCATGGTCCCCCTCTTTCACCTCTGTGTCCCCAGCTGGAGGGTTTGGTAAGGCCTCCCCAGTGGGCTGGTTGGGCACGTTCTCCTTGAGCGTGTGGATCTTTTTGGCCTCGGCTTTGCCTTTCATTATCTTCATGATTGGAGTCTTGGTGATGATGATTTCTGCCTGTCCATCTGTCCCCTCCACGTTTGGCTCCCCCGACGGGTCGGGAGGGCTGGCGCCCTCAGGGACACTCTGCTCCACGACCACGTGATTGTCTGGCTTGGCCACGTTCCACACAAAGCTGGCTTCCCCCGAGTGACACTTGGCGTTGTGCAGAGAAAGCCCCTCGGGAGTTTTTGCCAGAAAGCTGCATTCAGTGCATACAAAGCTTGGGTCTTTGTTAAAGTCTGTGTGCTCTGAGCTCAGAT from Muntiacus reevesi chromosome 2, mMunRee1.1, whole genome shotgun sequence harbors:
- the ZHX3 gene encoding zinc fingers and homeoboxes protein 3 isoform X2, producing MASKRKSTTPCMIPVKTVVLPGSSTEAPPAEPGPEGPPQEPPPEVPATNTEATQSTSGPDVPSLANGHRNTLDGYAFACKYCDFRSQDITQFVGHLSSEHTDFNKDPSFVCTECSFLAKTPEGLSLHNAKCHSGEASFVWNVAKPDNHVVVEQSVPEGASPPDPSGEPNVEGTDGQAEIIITKTPIMKIMKGKAEAKKIHTLKENVPNQPTGEALPNPPAGDTEVKEGDHAFVNGVAPASQASTNPAKPPNSANGPLLGTVPVLPAGIAQLLSLQQPPPQAQQPLPTARSLPKVMIPLSSIPTYNAAMDSNSFLKNSFHKFPYPTKAELCYLTVVTKYPEEQLKIWFTAQRLKQGISWSPEEIEDARKKMFNTVIQSVPQPTITVLNTPLVASSGNVQHLIQAALPGHVVGQPEGAAGGLLVTQPLMANGLQAPSSSLPLAVTSVPKPPAVAPINTVCSNTTSAVKVVNAAQSLLTACPSITSQAFLDASIYKNKKSHEQLSALKGSFCRNQFPGQSEVEHLTKVTGLSTREVRKWFSDRRYHCRNLKGSRAGLPGEHGALLVDPVPEAPFSPSCKAPEVTCLPTAATLATPSSAKRQSWHQTPDFTPTKYKERAPEQLRALESSFAQNPLPLDEELDRLRTETKMTRREIDGWFSERRKKVSAEEAKKAEEGASPGEEEAAEDEGEEGLAGENGSPEAPGGHMLAERKVSPIKINLKNLRVTEANGRGELVGLGACEPEDEVPGKPAEQPPGKAGYKKTAQQRHLLRQLFVQTQWPSTQDYDSIMAQTGLPRPEVVRWFGDSRYALKNGQLKWYEDYKRGNFPPGLLVVAPGSRELLQDYYATHRMLNEQDLQSLCDKTQMSAQQVKQWFAEKMGEETRAVADAGSEGQGPCAGGPAALHRGLGDIYVEVSENSESWEPSAPEASTEPFDTQSPQAGPQLETD
- the ZHX3 gene encoding zinc fingers and homeoboxes protein 3 isoform X1, translated to MTNFGLTGKTCFLPTTEEEALGSCSFGPHGAAGSRAVRPAAGGAVTHRSLSTTVVMASKRKSTTPCMIPVKTVVLPGSSTEAPPAEPGPEGPPQEPPPEVPATNTEATQSTSGPDVPSLANGHRNTLDGYAFACKYCDFRSQDITQFVGHLSSEHTDFNKDPSFVCTECSFLAKTPEGLSLHNAKCHSGEASFVWNVAKPDNHVVVEQSVPEGASPPDPSGEPNVEGTDGQAEIIITKTPIMKIMKGKAEAKKIHTLKENVPNQPTGEALPNPPAGDTEVKEGDHAFVNGVAPASQASTNPAKPPNSANGPLLGTVPVLPAGIAQLLSLQQPPPQAQQPLPTARSLPKVMIPLSSIPTYNAAMDSNSFLKNSFHKFPYPTKAELCYLTVVTKYPEEQLKIWFTAQRLKQGISWSPEEIEDARKKMFNTVIQSVPQPTITVLNTPLVASSGNVQHLIQAALPGHVVGQPEGAAGGLLVTQPLMANGLQAPSSSLPLAVTSVPKPPAVAPINTVCSNTTSAVKVVNAAQSLLTACPSITSQAFLDASIYKNKKSHEQLSALKGSFCRNQFPGQSEVEHLTKVTGLSTREVRKWFSDRRYHCRNLKGSRAGLPGEHGALLVDPVPEAPFSPSCKAPEVTCLPTAATLATPSSAKRQSWHQTPDFTPTKYKERAPEQLRALESSFAQNPLPLDEELDRLRTETKMTRREIDGWFSERRKKVSAEEAKKAEEGASPGEEEAAEDEGEEGLAGENGSPEAPGGHMLAERKVSPIKINLKNLRVTEANGRGELVGLGACEPEDEVPGKPAEQPPGKAGYKKTAQQRHLLRQLFVQTQWPSTQDYDSIMAQTGLPRPEVVRWFGDSRYALKNGQLKWYEDYKRGNFPPGLLVVAPGSRELLQDYYATHRMLNEQDLQSLCDKTQMSAQQVKQWFAEKMGEETRAVADAGSEGQGPCAGGPAALHRGLGDIYVEVSENSESWEPSAPEASTEPFDTQSPQAGPQLETD